The following are from one region of the Prevotella communis genome:
- a CDS encoding transglycosylase SLT domain-containing protein — MMRIAKQLCLSLSILTLLPLGAGAKNKAVKSGPFDWSSVIEAIILVESEGNPKAVGGQSVGAMQITPVAVRECNYILKTRGSEKRYTLADRFDVAKSKEMFLLIQSKYNPSNDIEKAIRLWNGGPNYSLRATERYYKKVLRRMK, encoded by the coding sequence ATGATGAGAATAGCGAAGCAACTATGCCTGAGCTTATCGATTCTAACTTTGTTGCCCCTCGGCGCTGGGGCGAAAAACAAAGCGGTAAAATCAGGGCCGTTTGACTGGTCATCTGTGATAGAGGCCATCATTCTGGTAGAAAGTGAAGGAAATCCCAAAGCCGTGGGCGGACAGTCAGTGGGTGCCATGCAGATTACCCCTGTTGCCGTACGTGAATGCAACTACATTCTGAAGACACGTGGTAGCGAGAAGCGCTACACCCTGGCAGACAGATTTGATGTGGCCAAGTCAAAGGAGATGTTCCTTCTGATTCAGTCAAAGTACAATCCATCTAACGACATTGAGAAAGCGATTCGTTTGTGGAACGGTGGACCCAACTACAGTCTACGCGCTACCGAAAGATATTATAAAAAGGTACTGAGACGTATGAAGTAA
- a CDS encoding GDSL-type esterase/lipase family protein: MLTATAQAQHVSYRSTAHYNKRVAQFEREGGINENSIVMLGNSLTENGKNWGERLGMDNVVNRGIIGDNTIGMTERLCQITPHKPKVIFLMAGINNMVNDAPCIDVAQQVIGLIEAIRQQTPNTKLIVESLLPINEKSGRWRTLAGRTDDIPLTNMYIRAYCESNDITFVDLFHQMTYPTSNMLRDELSYDGLHITEAGYEIWAKEIKRQLNHWER; this comes from the coding sequence ATGCTAACCGCAACGGCACAGGCACAGCACGTCAGCTATCGTTCTACGGCCCACTACAACAAGCGTGTGGCACAGTTTGAGCGCGAGGGCGGCATCAACGAGAACAGTATTGTGATGCTCGGCAACAGTCTGACAGAGAACGGTAAAAACTGGGGCGAGCGTCTAGGTATGGACAACGTGGTGAATCGCGGCATCATTGGCGACAACACCATCGGCATGACGGAACGTCTCTGTCAGATTACACCCCACAAACCCAAAGTCATCTTCCTGATGGCTGGCATCAACAACATGGTAAACGATGCACCGTGTATTGACGTGGCCCAACAGGTCATCGGCTTGATAGAGGCTATCAGACAGCAGACCCCCAACACGAAACTCATTGTGGAGAGTCTGCTGCCCATCAATGAGAAATCGGGGCGTTGGCGCACACTGGCAGGCCGCACCGATGACATCCCCCTGACGAATATGTATATCCGCGCCTATTGCGAATCAAACGACATCACGTTTGTGGACCTCTTTCACCAGATGACCTACCCCACCAGCAACATGCTGAGAGACGAGCTGAGCTACGACGGGCTACACATCACGGAGGCGGGATACGAAATATGGGCAAAAGAAATCAAACGGCAATTAAACCATTGGGAACGTTAG
- a CDS encoding outer membrane beta-barrel protein — protein sequence MNLRFFTLLSLICLCVLHVNAQTDNVSGRVIDKETKEALAKATLQLYRIGNKKDTTFVGGTLSNDRGAFSFNNVSAGTYMLKITFLGYQEQKKALTKTSTRALTLGSIAMEPNSVLINEAVVTANIPKMVIKDDTVVYNADAFRVPEGSVIEALVEVLPGAKIDEDGKISVNGKEVKKFKLDGRDFMTGNNDAVMKNLPSYVIDKVKAYDEKSDLSRMTGVDDGNDDFVLEFTTKRSARNGIQANPDVGYGTDNRYGVRLTAMKPFGDMRYTFMGNANNVNDRNFSGRGGRGRGNNNGQRHTKTAALDVSYENQRKENGSQLRMSGRVTWNHGNTNNWNRTGSESFVNTRGGAFSNSISQSYSRNNSWTGNMNLQWSIDSLTTLSFRPNISFSSNDNQNASNSASFNVDPFEYVTDPLSTRGLQELSQDSLVVNSRSNKSLSYGTNKNLRSQLQLYRRLNNKGRNIAISTNLSYGDGDNRNANLSGVHLWLQKNSLGNDSTYQTNRYTTSDNKNYSISLGTTYTEPLYIFKKKENPEDTLQQQNGRGPFGNRGRRMVGQEGIFLQLNYNFNYSFQKNDPSTYDLLGISEEQFQNALLDYRDFGFLPEDYEDRLSTSLSRYSERTEYAHNGDVQIRLNREKYNLNVGVNIQPQRSHYIQQYLGKPVDTVRTVVNLSPTLNMRYRFDQYTNLQVQFRGQTQQPSITQLLDIYDDTNPLSVTMGNPGLKPSFTTNLSFNFQKQRKPTLVEDSLGFQVPKNQRHWSFSSNGSFQRTTNSIGNIVTYEENTGRRISRPDNFDGNWNASGGVTFNMGLDTLNRWDVSGSIRGSYRHQVSYVNLNRTATPDRNVTHSINVSPDVSLSYRNRWLNFSLNGQTTYARTENRLQASRNLDTWNFSYGGNTRIDLNQLNGRQSANASSWPVLSTDFHVYSKRGYADATLNTDELIWNAQLSYSFLRGKALTVMLQWYDILREQTNFSRTVNANGWRDQEVNAINSYAILHISYRMNFFGGRGSSGWGGGEGGRGNRSEGFGGGRGGRGGFGGGGRR from the coding sequence ATGAACTTACGTTTTTTTACCCTACTATCACTCATCTGCTTGTGCGTGCTTCATGTCAACGCTCAAACAGACAACGTATCAGGACGTGTTATTGACAAGGAGACCAAAGAGGCCCTTGCGAAGGCCACCCTCCAGCTCTACCGTATTGGAAATAAAAAAGACACCACCTTTGTTGGAGGCACCCTCTCCAATGATCGCGGTGCCTTTTCATTTAATAATGTCAGCGCAGGCACCTATATGCTTAAAATCACTTTCCTGGGCTATCAAGAGCAGAAGAAAGCACTGACAAAAACGAGCACACGTGCCCTTACACTGGGTAGCATCGCAATGGAGCCCAATAGCGTGCTCATCAACGAGGCAGTGGTAACCGCCAATATTCCCAAGATGGTAATTAAGGACGACACGGTGGTCTATAACGCCGACGCCTTCCGTGTGCCCGAAGGATCTGTCATCGAGGCCTTGGTAGAGGTACTGCCCGGCGCTAAAATTGACGAAGACGGAAAAATCAGCGTCAATGGCAAAGAGGTAAAGAAATTCAAGCTCGACGGGCGCGACTTCATGACAGGTAATAATGATGCCGTGATGAAAAACCTGCCCTCATACGTCATCGATAAGGTAAAAGCCTACGACGAGAAGAGTGACCTGAGCAGGATGACAGGCGTTGATGACGGCAACGACGACTTCGTGTTGGAATTCACCACAAAGCGCAGCGCCCGCAACGGCATACAGGCCAACCCCGACGTGGGCTATGGTACCGACAATCGCTATGGCGTGCGTCTCACGGCCATGAAGCCCTTCGGTGATATGCGCTACACCTTCATGGGCAATGCCAACAATGTGAACGACCGCAACTTCTCTGGTCGTGGCGGACGAGGCCGTGGCAACAACAACGGACAGCGCCATACAAAGACGGCAGCCCTGGATGTGAGTTATGAGAATCAACGCAAAGAAAACGGCAGTCAACTCAGGATGAGCGGACGCGTGACGTGGAACCACGGCAACACCAACAACTGGAACCGTACGGGCTCCGAGAGCTTCGTCAACACGCGTGGCGGTGCCTTCTCCAATAGTATCAGCCAGAGCTATTCACGCAACAACTCGTGGACTGGCAACATGAATTTACAATGGAGCATAGACTCTCTGACCACACTGTCTTTCCGCCCGAACATCAGTTTCTCAAGTAATGACAACCAAAACGCCTCCAACTCGGCCTCGTTTAATGTGGACCCCTTTGAGTATGTGACCGACCCGCTGAGCACAAGGGGACTGCAGGAGCTGAGTCAGGACAGTCTGGTGGTGAACAGTCGCAGCAACAAGTCGCTGAGCTATGGTACCAACAAAAACCTGAGGTCACAACTGCAACTCTATAGACGATTGAACAACAAGGGACGCAACATCGCCATCAGCACCAACCTGAGCTATGGCGACGGCGACAACCGCAATGCCAACCTGTCGGGCGTGCATCTGTGGCTACAAAAGAACAGCCTGGGTAATGACTCTACCTATCAGACCAACCGCTACACGACCTCAGACAACAAGAACTACAGCATCTCGCTCGGTACCACCTATACCGAACCGCTCTATATCTTCAAGAAGAAGGAAAATCCCGAGGACACCCTCCAACAACAAAACGGACGCGGTCCGTTTGGCAATCGTGGCAGAAGGATGGTGGGACAAGAAGGCATCTTCCTGCAGTTGAACTACAACTTCAACTACAGCTTCCAGAAGAATGACCCCAGCACCTACGACCTGCTAGGCATCAGCGAAGAACAGTTTCAGAACGCACTGCTGGACTATCGAGATTTCGGTTTCCTGCCCGAGGACTATGAAGACCGTCTGTCAACCAGTCTGAGTCGCTATTCTGAGCGTACGGAATATGCACATAATGGTGATGTGCAAATCAGGCTGAACCGCGAGAAATATAATCTTAACGTGGGTGTGAATATCCAGCCTCAGCGCTCACACTACATCCAGCAGTATCTGGGTAAGCCCGTTGACACGGTGCGCACCGTGGTGAACCTCTCGCCCACCCTGAACATGCGTTACCGTTTTGACCAGTATACCAATCTGCAGGTGCAGTTCCGCGGACAGACTCAGCAGCCTAGCATCACGCAGTTGCTCGACATCTACGATGACACCAACCCACTATCGGTGACAATGGGTAATCCAGGATTAAAACCCTCGTTTACCACCAACCTCAGTTTCAACTTCCAGAAGCAGCGCAAGCCCACCCTCGTGGAAGACAGTCTTGGTTTCCAAGTGCCCAAGAACCAGCGCCACTGGAGTTTCAGCAGCAACGGCTCGTTCCAGCGCACCACCAATTCCATCGGCAATATCGTGACCTACGAAGAGAATACCGGTCGCCGCATCAGTCGTCCGGACAACTTTGACGGCAACTGGAATGCCAGTGGCGGTGTGACGTTCAACATGGGACTTGACACACTGAACCGCTGGGACGTGAGTGGTAGCATTCGTGGTAGCTACCGTCACCAGGTAAGCTATGTCAACCTGAACCGCACGGCAACGCCTGATCGCAACGTGACGCATAGCATCAACGTGTCGCCCGACGTATCGCTGAGCTATCGCAACCGCTGGCTTAACTTCTCACTCAACGGTCAGACAACATACGCTCGCACAGAGAACCGACTCCAGGCTTCACGTAATCTGGACACATGGAATTTCTCTTACGGCGGCAACACACGCATCGATTTAAATCAGCTGAACGGACGCCAGTCGGCCAACGCTTCTTCATGGCCCGTACTATCTACCGACTTCCACGTATATAGCAAGCGCGGCTATGCCGATGCCACTCTGAATACAGACGAACTGATATGGAACGCCCAACTGAGCTATAGTTTCCTACGTGGCAAGGCTCTCACCGTGATGCTGCAATGGTATGATATCCTGCGCGAACAGACCAATTTCAGTCGCACCGTCAATGCCAACGGTTGGCGCGACCAAGAGGTTAATGCCATCAACTCGTATGCCATCCTCCACATCAGCTATCGCATGAACTTCTTCGGCGGCCGCGGCAGCAGCGGATGGGGCGGCGGCGAAGGCGGTCGAGGCAATCGTAGCGAAGGCTTTGGCGGAGGCCGAGGCGGACGCGGCGGCTTCGGTGGCGGTGGACGCAGATAA
- a CDS encoding TetR/AcrR family transcriptional regulator: MSISKTRQLLVDVARQLFAKNGLENTTMNDIAQASGKGRRTLYTYFKSKEDIYYAVIETELERLSDKLDEVAARKISPQEKVIELIYTHLSMIRETVVRNGNLRAEFFRNIWMVEKVRRHFDDAEVELFRKVFAEGKESGEFDIDNVDLVADITHYCIKGLEVPYIYGRIARGMTEEATKPQVAKFVYGALGKKVKIKD; this comes from the coding sequence ATGTCAATATCCAAAACCAGACAACTACTCGTAGATGTGGCTCGCCAACTGTTCGCCAAGAACGGATTGGAGAATACCACGATGAATGATATCGCGCAAGCCTCTGGCAAGGGACGTCGCACACTTTATACCTATTTTAAGTCAAAAGAGGACATCTACTACGCCGTTATCGAGACCGAGCTGGAGCGTCTTAGTGACAAGCTCGACGAGGTAGCCGCTCGCAAAATCAGTCCGCAGGAGAAGGTCATCGAACTCATCTACACCCACCTCAGCATGATTCGTGAAACCGTGGTGCGCAATGGTAACCTGCGTGCCGAGTTCTTCCGCAACATCTGGATGGTAGAGAAGGTGCGCCGCCATTTCGACGATGCTGAGGTAGAGCTGTTCCGCAAGGTATTTGCCGAGGGCAAGGAAAGTGGCGAGTTTGATATCGACAACGTAGATCTTGTGGCCGACATCACCCACTATTGTATCAAGGGACTGGAAGTGCCTTATATCTACGGACGCATAGCCCGCGGCATGACCGAGGAAGCCACCAAGCCCCAGGTAGCCAAGTTCGTCTATGGTGCTCTGGGCAAGAAAGTGAAGATAAAAGATTAG
- the fabG gene encoding 3-oxoacyl-[acyl-carrier-protein] reductase, translating into MGLLEGKTALITGAARGIGKAIALKYAAEGCNIAFTDLQVNEETEKEIAALGVKAKSYASNAADFAQTEEVVKAVKEEFGSIDILVNNAGITKDGLMLRMTEQQWDAVIAVNLKSAFNFIHACVPVMMRQRGGSIINMASVVGVHGNAGQANYAASKAGLIALAKSIAQEMGPKGIRANAIAPGFIETAMTAALPEDVRNEWKQKIPLRRGGQVEDIANVATFLASDLSSYVSGQVIQVDGGMNM; encoded by the coding sequence ATGGGATTATTAGAAGGTAAGACTGCGCTGATCACTGGCGCAGCACGCGGTATCGGAAAGGCTATCGCACTGAAGTACGCCGCTGAAGGCTGTAACATCGCATTCACCGACCTGCAGGTCAACGAGGAGACAGAGAAAGAGATTGCCGCTCTGGGTGTCAAGGCCAAGAGCTACGCCTCTAATGCTGCCGACTTCGCTCAGACCGAAGAGGTTGTCAAGGCCGTTAAGGAAGAGTTCGGCTCAATTGATATTCTGGTAAACAATGCTGGTATCACCAAGGACGGACTGATGCTCCGCATGACTGAGCAGCAGTGGGACGCTGTCATCGCAGTAAACCTGAAGTCAGCATTCAACTTCATCCACGCTTGTGTGCCCGTGATGATGCGTCAGCGTGGTGGTTCTATCATCAACATGGCCTCTGTAGTAGGTGTTCACGGTAATGCCGGTCAGGCCAACTATGCCGCTTCAAAGGCAGGCCTTATCGCCCTGGCTAAGAGTATCGCCCAGGAGATGGGTCCCAAGGGTATCCGTGCCAACGCTATCGCTCCTGGCTTCATCGAGACAGCCATGACCGCTGCCCTGCCTGAGGATGTACGCAACGAGTGGAAGCAGAAGATTCCCCTCCGTCGTGGTGGACAGGTTGAGGATATCGCCAACGTAGCTACCTTCCTGGCTTCAGATCTGTCAAGCTATGTCAGCGGTCAGGTTATTCAGGTTGACGGTGGTATGAACATGTAA
- a CDS encoding RluA family pseudouridine synthase gives MQVVYEDNHIIIVNKESGEIVQGDKTGDRPLSEIVKDYIKEKYQKPGAVFLGVVHRLDRPVSGLVVFARTSKALTRLNKMFAEKDNIKKTYWAIVEREKGIVKSEKFATATPADLQNSGYLLENWLVRNEQQNKSYAYDHEVPRSKKAQLRYRVLTQGDNYDLVEVELLTGRHHQIRCQLSAIGRPIKGDLKYGARRSNPDGSISLQSHRIEFVHPVSKETICIEAPIPNDSLWEKLAEGAKLTS, from the coding sequence ATGCAAGTAGTCTACGAAGACAACCATATTATCATAGTCAACAAGGAAAGCGGAGAGATTGTGCAGGGTGATAAAACCGGCGACCGTCCCCTTTCTGAGATTGTGAAAGACTACATCAAGGAGAAATACCAGAAACCCGGGGCCGTGTTCCTCGGAGTGGTACATAGACTGGACCGTCCTGTAAGTGGTCTGGTGGTCTTTGCCCGTACCTCAAAAGCCCTCACCCGCCTCAATAAGATGTTCGCCGAAAAGGACAATATCAAGAAGACGTACTGGGCGATTGTTGAAAGGGAAAAGGGAATAGTGAAAAGTGAAAAATTTGCTACCGCGACGCCAGCAGATCTCCAAAATTCCGGGTATTTATTAGAAAATTGGCTGGTCAGAAACGAGCAGCAGAACAAGAGTTATGCCTACGACCACGAGGTACCCCGCTCGAAGAAGGCGCAGTTGCGCTACAGGGTGCTGACCCAGGGCGACAACTACGACCTGGTGGAGGTGGAGCTGCTGACAGGCCGCCATCACCAGATACGATGCCAGTTGTCCGCCATCGGCCGTCCTATCAAGGGTGACCTGAAATATGGTGCCAGGCGGTCGAACCCCGACGGCAGCATCTCGCTGCAGAGCCACCGCATAGAGTTCGTTCACCCCGTGAGCAAAGAGACTATCTGCATCGAGGCCCCCATCCCCAATGATTCGCTCTGGGAAAAGCTGGCAGAAGGAGCAAAACTAACGTCTTGA